The Phycisphaerae bacterium region ATGAAAAAGCAGGAAGTTTATATAAAAGCAGACCGCGAGCTTGTAACTCTGGACAGCGGCAAGCGCACCAGGAAAGGTTTAGGTATGTGGGTATCTGATCCTGCTATGTATATAAAAAATGACGCGCCGTAATATCTGCGAATAAATTCTGAAAAAAATAATTTTTGCACTATACTTTTCATTCATAAGGTGTTGTGGTAAAATTGGGGAGAGCTTGAGTCGGTTGATTTTCTTACAAAAAATGACGGCATAGGAGCGTTAGTTAAATGGAATTTCCTTACGGCAAGGCACCTTTCTGGATACTTGTAGTAGCGATAATTACAGGTGCAACGATGACTGTGTGCCAAATGCTCACCAGTGCGCCGAGGCCGGATTTGGTTTTTGTGGTTTTCGCGCCTGCCCACTACGCAGCTTATCAAAAACTCATACCTCAATTCGAAAAAGCACATAACGTCAAAGTTCAATTGCAGCAGATTCACCAGAGACCCTTACAGACCCGATTGCAGTCGGCACTGCTTGCCGGTACAGAAGTTCCCGATATGGTGGAAATAATGAATCCGTTTATGGGGGCTTTTATGAAAGGGCCTCTCAAAGATGTCGGATTCGTTGACCTGACAGATAGAATCAAAGCCGAACATCTCGATGAAAGAATGGTTGCGTCGCGTTTCAGTATCTGGTCATCTCGAGGCAGAATTTTCGCACTGCCGCATGATGTACACCCGGCGGCGCTGGCGTATCGGCGCGATATCGTGGAAGAGCTTGGTATTGACGTAAAGAAAATCGAAACGTGGGATGATTTTGTAAAAGTCGCGCACGAAAAAATTGTAAAAGACCTCGATGGGGACGGTATTCCTGATAGATACGCTCTTGATTTGACTATCTCCGGCACAAGTTTTTTCCCTCTTTTGCTGCTGCAGAGAGGCGGCCGTTATTTCGATGAGCAGGGCAATTTGACAATGGATAGTGAGCTTACGATTGATACGATGATTTGGTACATTCGTCAATCGCGAGGAGAAAACAGAATTTCTTTTCCTGCCGGCGAGGGGCAGCCTTTTTATAAAGCCCTGTCAGATGGTTTGATACTTTTCACCTTTGTTCCTGATTGGAAATCAAAGGTTCTCGAATTAGATGCCAATAACCTGAAAGGCAAAATGGCTCTGATGCCTTTGCCTGCATGGGAAAAAGGCGGCAGACGGACAAGTACCTGGGGCGGAACCGGACTTGCCATTACAGAACAATCCAAAAATAAAGAATTAGCATGGGAACTTGCGAAATATCTATATCTTAATAAAGAGGATTTCAGTGAACGTTTCGCGCTGCTGAATATTATTCCGCCGTTGAAAGAGGCATGGAATCTTCCGGCGTTTCAGGTGCAGAATGAATATTATTCCGGCCAGAAAATCGGCCGGTTGTATGCCGAACTCGCTCCCGAGACTCCGCCTGATTATGTCGGTGCGTATTACGAAATGGTTGACGGCAAATCGCGTGAGGTATTGGTTGACGGCGGGGTTTACTATGAAAAGTACGGCGATAAAGGGCTGCGGGAATATGTTACTGAAAGACTGAAGCAAAAAGCTGCTTATGTCCGCAAGGTAATGGACAGGAATGTATTTTTACGTCCTAACGAAACTGCCGACGCAAACGCAGCGGGGGCGGTAAAATGAAAAAAGCACAATACCAGGCTTATGTAAAAAGAACGCCGTATATGTTTATGGCCCCGTATTTCTGCCTTGTGTGCATATTCTTTATTTACCCGCTTATAAGCGCAGTTATGCTTTCTTTTCAGCAGACCAACGGGCCTAAAAGCAGGGCGTTTGTCGGGCTGAGCAATTATGCTTTTGTGTTTACCGACCCTGATTTTCACAAGGCCGTAAAAAATACGGTGATTTACGCGGTTTTTTCGATTTTCCTGCAATTGCCGCTCTCACTGGGGCTGGCATTGCTTTTGAATACGGCAAAAGACAAGACAAAGGGATTTTTCAGGCTGATTATTTTTTCGCCTAACCTTGTCGGACAGATTTTCGTCGGCGTTATTTTCAGCGTTTTATTTGTTCCGCGATACGGTCTGTTCAATCGCTTTGTTCAATCTCTTTTGTACTGGGGACTTGAAAACAGGTGGCTTGAAAATCCGGCCCTCGTACTGCCGGCAATTATCATAACCGCGCTGTGGATGTACGTCGGATTCAATATGATTTATTTCCTGGCGGGCCTTCAAAGTGTGGACAAAAGTCTCGTCGAAGCGGCCAGGATTGACGGCGCCAATCCCTGGCATGTATTCTGGAATGTAACGCTTCCGGCGATTAAGCCGGTCGCGACATTTGTTGTCGTGATGAGTACTATAGGTTCGTTCCAGTTGTTCGAACTTCCGTTTGCCCTGCTCAAGGGCGAATTCGGCCCGTCAAGCTCGGGTCTGTTTATCGTAAGCTATCTTTACAGTATGGCTTTTCGCGCGGGCGATTTGGGAACCGCCGCCGCGGTCGGCTGGATATTGACGCTTATGATTATGACGATTAGTCTGGCGCAAATAAAAATTTCCGGCACAATGAAGGAGGGCAGATAATGAATGGTATTCATATTTTCCTGCTGTGCCTTGCCGGGATTTTTGTCCTGTTATTCGCCGCCCGCCCGAAACGGCCGCAAACAGCATTTACATATTTAAAATATATTGTTTTAATTTTAATAGCGTCTGTTGTGCTTGCCCCGTTTTTCTGGCTTCTTTGCTCGGCATTTAAAGACCCGAATGTTTTAATGAAATATACTTTTCTGCCGAAGTTTTCGGAGTGGTCCAAGGCTACGGTAAATCTTAAAAACTTTATTGAATTATTCAAGAGCCAGCCCACAATGGAAGGCAAGGTATATTTCTGGCAGTATATAATCAATTCATTGTTTCTCGCTTCGATTACCACGATAATTCAAATGTTCTTTTCGTCAATGGGCGGTTATGCACTGGCGAAATATGATTTCAGGGGCAAAAAATTTGTAATGTTTTTTATGCTCGCTTCGATGATGATACCGCCGATAGTTTTGCTTGCCCCGGTATATAAACTTATCGTTAATATCGGCCTGATGGATACTTACTGGGCCCTTATCGTGCCCGGTGCGTGCAGTGTTTTCGGGATGTTCCTGTTTCGACAGGCTATTGTCGGTATTCCAAACGACCTTATCGAGGCCGGACGCATAGACGGATGCAGTGAGTTTTCCATTTATATGAGTCTGATTATGCCGCTTGTACGTCCGATGACGGGGGCGTTTTGCCTTGTTACATTTTTGGGAAGCTGGAACAACTTCCTCGGTCCTCAGGTATACATCAATGCCCAGTCGAAACTTACGCTGCCTGTGGTTCTTAATCAGTATGTCGGCGTATATGCCAACCAGTACGGCGTTTTTCTGGCGGGCACACTTTTGGCAATTATCCCTCCGGCAATTCTTTTCTTCTGCCTGCAGAAAGAGTTTATCAGCGGTCTTTCGAGCGGTGCGGTAAAAGGATAGCGGCTCCGGGGAAAATATTTATGAAAAAATTACTCACAGCTATCATATTATTATGTTCATCATTTGTCGTCGCAGGTACCGAGCAGTGGACATCGCTAAACGGGACATGGCAGAGTGTTGCGGGCAAAGGTCTCGCCGAATTACCAGCCGATGGGTGGCATGATTTTCAGCTTCCCGGCAAATCTGACAGTTACGGCGTCGGCGGGGCATCCTATATGTGGGTCAAACGCCAAATCGATATCCCACAGGAATGGCAAAACCGCAGGGTCTTCGTAAGGTTTAACAGCTGCCGTTATAATCCGCACGTTTATGTTGACGGCCGACTTATGGGGCAGAGAATGGACGGCTGGAATCCTTTGGAGGTAGAAATCACATCGGCAGTCAAACCCGGCTCGACGCACTGGCTCCAGTTGCGATGCCAGGATAAATCGGCTGTTTTCCCCGATGGTTTCATATTGGAGCCGAACCAGCCGGAATCAGTGCTTAGCGGCAAAATATTAGCGCCTGTTGGGGGCTACAGCTTTTTCTATGGCCCGATGGACGATGCATGGCTGTTTTCACGGCCGAATATATATATTGATGATATTGTTATAGTTCCTTCAACGCGAAAAGGTGTCCTTACCGTTTCAGGCGTTATATCAGACCCGTGTACTAATTTATGGATTGAAGGCAGGGTACTCGATAAGAACGAACCGGCTCTTGAAATTCCGGCTTCGCCTGTCGCCGGTGGGGCTAAATGGGAAATATCAGCGCCTTTTCCTAATGCGAAATACTGGTCGCCGGAAAGTCCCCATTTGTATAAGCTTCAGCTTGTGCTGCGTAACGGCAAAGACGGGCCCGTGCTCGATACGCTCGAAGAGAGGTTCGGCTTTAAGGAGTTCTGGATAGAGGGTCCTGATTTTTATCTTAACGGCGTCAAACGGCATCTTCTGGCTTCGAGTACATGGCCGACATCACAGGTGCAAAGTTATGATTATGTACGCAAGGCTCTTGAGACTATCAAAGCGGGCAATAATATAGCTTTCCGTTATCATGTATCGCCCTGGCCGAAACGATGGGTGGAAATCGCCGACGAAGTGGGAGTGATGATTATATGCGAAGCGGCTGTTTATACGGACAGTATCGGAATGTACGCCTATAATGACGAAAAATTCTGGGCCAACTACCGCGAGCATCTTGAGGGGCTTGTCAAAAGAGACAGGAATAACGCGAGCGTAATTATGTGGAGTATAGAAAACGAGATACTCTTTATGGGAACGGAAAGATATTGTCCCGACCTTGCCAAAAGACTCGGAAGTATGGGACGTTTCGTAAAACAGCTCGACCCGTATCATCCGATTACCTTTGAAGCCGACCTCGACCCGGACGGCGCCGCTGATGTAATCGGTTTGCACTATCCTCACGAACTGCCAACCTATACCGACTGGCCCAATACGGCGGAATGGCTCGCTCAAAGGACGCGAACCGAAGCCGGCGGCGGAATGCTCGGCGTAACAAGACGTAATTTCTACTGGGACAGAACCAAACCCCTGTATATAGGCGAATATCTTTGGGTGCCGCAGGAAGATTATTCGAGCGGTACAATATTC contains the following coding sequences:
- a CDS encoding extracellular solute-binding protein yields the protein MEFPYGKAPFWILVVAIITGATMTVCQMLTSAPRPDLVFVVFAPAHYAAYQKLIPQFEKAHNVKVQLQQIHQRPLQTRLQSALLAGTEVPDMVEIMNPFMGAFMKGPLKDVGFVDLTDRIKAEHLDERMVASRFSIWSSRGRIFALPHDVHPAALAYRRDIVEELGIDVKKIETWDDFVKVAHEKIVKDLDGDGIPDRYALDLTISGTSFFPLLLLQRGGRYFDEQGNLTMDSELTIDTMIWYIRQSRGENRISFPAGEGQPFYKALSDGLILFTFVPDWKSKVLELDANNLKGKMALMPLPAWEKGGRRTSTWGGTGLAITEQSKNKELAWELAKYLYLNKEDFSERFALLNIIPPLKEAWNLPAFQVQNEYYSGQKIGRLYAELAPETPPDYVGAYYEMVDGKSREVLVDGGVYYEKYGDKGLREYVTERLKQKAAYVRKVMDRNVFLRPNETADANAAGAVK
- a CDS encoding sugar ABC transporter permease, yielding MKKAQYQAYVKRTPYMFMAPYFCLVCIFFIYPLISAVMLSFQQTNGPKSRAFVGLSNYAFVFTDPDFHKAVKNTVIYAVFSIFLQLPLSLGLALLLNTAKDKTKGFFRLIIFSPNLVGQIFVGVIFSVLFVPRYGLFNRFVQSLLYWGLENRWLENPALVLPAIIITALWMYVGFNMIYFLAGLQSVDKSLVEAARIDGANPWHVFWNVTLPAIKPVATFVVVMSTIGSFQLFELPFALLKGEFGPSSSGLFIVSYLYSMAFRAGDLGTAAAVGWILTLMIMTISLAQIKISGTMKEGR
- a CDS encoding carbohydrate ABC transporter permease; its protein translation is MNGIHIFLLCLAGIFVLLFAARPKRPQTAFTYLKYIVLILIASVVLAPFFWLLCSAFKDPNVLMKYTFLPKFSEWSKATVNLKNFIELFKSQPTMEGKVYFWQYIINSLFLASITTIIQMFFSSMGGYALAKYDFRGKKFVMFFMLASMMIPPIVLLAPVYKLIVNIGLMDTYWALIVPGACSVFGMFLFRQAIVGIPNDLIEAGRIDGCSEFSIYMSLIMPLVRPMTGAFCLVTFLGSWNNFLGPQVYINAQSKLTLPVVLNQYVGVYANQYGVFLAGTLLAIIPPAILFFCLQKEFISGLSSGAVKG